In Rubrobacter radiotolerans DSM 5868, a genomic segment contains:
- a CDS encoding VirB4 family type IV secretion system protein: MREAVVKDLAGARKTTKLAGIAVETHQAAILAATLVGYAVFCYYLAGFFGLSTERAAILLSPLAPLAILFAFYRSPGGYHLDFLVERKFLALLRPVMFFKRARKPLSGEPVSMRDAIQALLPTEEFHWEMLRLRGGTYVVVFRVIPRNLSMIGDTERMRVFRATTDLYNALDFPWVEITRSKPGSTARYSRRFRATVAEKIPPEWRKLRSFAADHASYLERKLPALSIFERKGYAVLYYNPEQERAGGKSGAPNPVGMLSGLLTMGGIGGRPSRKDARRRQEEADAARRVLLTRARSFHNLMSRLGCRIEALTDLELDAFIRSQLGDFDEDSDTLPNLYSPVSLEPGGYEKLSEKKRERLVLDAESHRTSGPNALGIGDWVTDAIAPDCVRLAPDHLEVDGRFHTTLFVSGWPDEVFFGMLSDLGHIEGRVKVVKYIEPRPKKEAQTILGGRVAALRASRRTAADGNVNSEQQREIAEYTNEQALHEINSGRQRYLELSVLVHLEAESLDDLYAMSREVQDILAGWRIETKLAREQTWEGLLSSLPFGRNYLAERYCSFGMLSRPTACLLTYGGQQLDHEDGVFVGVDARSNAVMTLDTRRLVNPHGVILGQSGAGKSFVIKCLSTRYLMAGHRQVIIDPEGNSRYVRVARSIGGAYAVIAPGSKHKINPFDLHEDYMNLDLLEDIFGDEDETEGAEAEEAYRAARSSALDGKAQEITRMVSLMAATDESGAAGGAVGGLSGGEASFIERAVYEAYERRGITANPETHSRPAPIFPEFWGILSGYAKENEIVAGLLEKLWSWHSGALSKIFDAPTNVDLTNRYLVFQISKVKNRQKAPVMHAILEFLNGVLSNPNEPSDCWIDEGWALLAYPMSAEFAETMYRSGRARDNAMWLASQAINEFVGSSQGDVILKLAATHMIFRHEHQMSARATAAVHDLSDEETEELLNFQRGEGYLIVDQARIPMVVMASEAEEELYNTDPRLEAKYCSGRNADKRPGLVSLSGDLTSVQASSPEKRMQTYAFSGDAAPETAAALVRLFGREARRQGHHVLAVDACGGALAENLGITHDAEENGSDFHLDKFLSRNRVDAEALGEYLKRSASPSVWCAEPPKDSSLPSFALKETASEIFDVCIVACPGPDQGNFYAEDWLLGADAVVGCSSSDEDGALHSALNAEELRGKNGTLLAVFGPKAGGRELGSRRPSRPHSRPVHRLSVSSSGDISPDRGLKELALALTNATSGQGDDDA; this comes from the coding sequence GTGCGCGAAGCCGTCGTAAAGGATCTCGCCGGAGCAAGAAAGACGACGAAGCTCGCGGGCATCGCCGTCGAGACCCATCAGGCTGCAATCCTCGCCGCAACGCTCGTAGGATACGCCGTCTTCTGCTACTACCTGGCGGGTTTCTTCGGCCTCTCGACCGAGCGGGCCGCGATACTTCTCTCACCCCTCGCTCCGCTGGCGATACTATTCGCCTTCTACCGTTCTCCGGGTGGCTACCACCTGGATTTTCTCGTCGAGCGAAAGTTCCTCGCGCTGCTGCGTCCAGTCATGTTCTTCAAGCGGGCGAGGAAACCTCTGAGCGGTGAGCCTGTCTCGATGAGGGATGCGATCCAGGCCCTACTCCCCACCGAGGAGTTTCACTGGGAGATGCTCAGGCTGCGGGGCGGCACGTACGTCGTCGTTTTCCGGGTGATACCTCGCAACCTGTCCATGATCGGGGACACCGAGAGGATGCGTGTCTTCCGGGCGACAACGGACCTGTACAACGCGCTGGACTTTCCGTGGGTCGAGATCACCCGCTCAAAGCCCGGCTCCACCGCTCGCTACTCAAGACGCTTCCGGGCGACCGTCGCAGAGAAGATCCCACCCGAATGGCGGAAGCTCCGCTCTTTCGCCGCCGATCACGCGAGCTACCTCGAACGCAAGCTCCCCGCCCTCTCCATCTTCGAGCGGAAAGGCTACGCCGTCCTGTACTACAACCCCGAGCAGGAGCGTGCCGGAGGGAAGTCAGGAGCGCCCAACCCTGTCGGGATGCTGTCCGGCCTGCTCACAATGGGTGGTATCGGGGGCCGTCCATCCAGAAAGGACGCTCGCAGGAGGCAGGAGGAAGCCGACGCCGCCCGCCGGGTACTCCTGACCCGCGCCCGGTCGTTTCACAACCTGATGTCCCGTCTCGGCTGCCGCATCGAAGCCCTCACCGATCTCGAACTCGACGCTTTCATCAGGAGCCAGCTCGGAGACTTCGACGAGGACTCCGACACGCTCCCGAACCTCTACTCTCCCGTCTCGCTGGAGCCGGGCGGCTACGAGAAGCTCTCGGAGAAGAAGCGGGAGAGGCTGGTTCTGGATGCCGAGTCTCACAGGACTTCGGGGCCGAACGCGCTCGGTATAGGGGACTGGGTTACCGATGCTATTGCCCCGGACTGTGTCAGGCTCGCCCCCGACCACCTCGAAGTAGACGGACGGTTTCACACAACGCTGTTCGTCTCCGGCTGGCCGGACGAGGTCTTCTTCGGGATGCTCTCAGACCTCGGTCACATCGAGGGCCGGGTCAAGGTCGTCAAGTACATCGAGCCTCGTCCGAAGAAGGAGGCGCAGACTATTCTCGGTGGACGGGTCGCCGCGCTCCGGGCCTCGCGCCGTACCGCTGCAGACGGTAACGTCAACTCCGAGCAGCAGCGCGAGATAGCCGAGTACACCAACGAGCAGGCTCTCCATGAGATCAACTCAGGCAGGCAACGCTACCTCGAACTTTCCGTCCTCGTCCACCTCGAAGCAGAGTCGCTCGACGATCTCTACGCGATGTCCCGCGAGGTACAGGATATCCTCGCCGGCTGGCGGATCGAGACGAAGCTCGCCCGTGAACAGACCTGGGAGGGGCTGCTCTCATCGCTCCCGTTCGGGCGTAACTACCTCGCGGAGCGGTACTGCTCCTTCGGGATGCTCAGCCGCCCGACCGCGTGTCTCCTAACATACGGGGGTCAGCAGCTAGATCACGAGGACGGGGTCTTCGTCGGGGTGGATGCCCGCTCGAATGCGGTGATGACGTTGGATACACGCAGGCTCGTCAACCCGCACGGTGTGATCCTCGGTCAGTCGGGAGCGGGGAAGAGCTTCGTCATAAAGTGCCTCTCGACGCGCTACCTGATGGCCGGGCATCGGCAGGTCATCATAGACCCGGAGGGGAACAGCCGTTACGTACGGGTGGCGAGGTCTATCGGTGGGGCTTACGCGGTGATCGCGCCCGGTTCCAAGCATAAGATCAACCCCTTCGATCTCCACGAAGACTACATGAACCTTGACCTCCTCGAAGACATCTTCGGCGATGAGGACGAGACGGAGGGTGCGGAGGCCGAGGAAGCGTATCGTGCGGCTCGTTCTTCGGCACTCGATGGTAAAGCGCAGGAGATCACCCGCATGGTCTCGCTCATGGCCGCAACGGACGAATCCGGTGCAGCGGGCGGAGCGGTGGGTGGGCTGTCCGGGGGCGAGGCTAGCTTCATCGAGCGGGCGGTCTACGAAGCGTACGAGAGACGGGGAATCACGGCAAACCCAGAGACACACTCGCGACCGGCCCCGATCTTCCCTGAATTCTGGGGAATCCTCTCCGGCTACGCAAAGGAGAACGAGATAGTTGCGGGGCTTCTGGAGAAGCTCTGGAGCTGGCATTCCGGCGCGCTGTCGAAGATCTTCGACGCCCCGACGAACGTGGATCTCACGAACCGCTACCTCGTCTTCCAGATATCCAAGGTAAAGAACCGTCAGAAGGCTCCGGTGATGCACGCAATCCTCGAGTTTCTGAACGGCGTCCTCTCGAACCCGAATGAACCGTCAGACTGCTGGATAGACGAGGGCTGGGCACTTCTTGCGTACCCGATGAGCGCGGAGTTCGCGGAGACGATGTACCGGAGCGGACGGGCGCGGGACAACGCCATGTGGCTCGCGTCGCAGGCGATAAACGAGTTCGTTGGTAGCTCGCAGGGGGATGTGATCCTCAAACTCGCCGCGACGCACATGATCTTCCGCCACGAACACCAGATGTCCGCCCGCGCCACCGCAGCAGTCCACGATCTCTCCGACGAGGAGACCGAAGAACTGCTCAACTTCCAGCGCGGCGAAGGCTACCTCATAGTGGATCAGGCACGCATACCGATGGTCGTAATGGCCTCCGAAGCCGAGGAGGAACTCTACAACACCGACCCGCGCCTCGAAGCCAAGTACTGTAGCGGACGCAACGCGGACAAACGGCCTGGCCTGGTTTCATTGAGCGGCGATCTGACAAGCGTGCAGGCGAGTAGTCCCGAGAAGCGGATGCAGACCTACGCGTTTTCTGGAGACGCAGCACCGGAGACCGCCGCCGCGCTAGTCAGGCTCTTCGGCAGGGAAGCTCGCCGTCAGGGGCATCACGTCCTCGCCGTGGACGCATGCGGGGGTGCGCTCGCAGAGAACCTCGGCATTACGCATGATGCCGAAGAAAACGGCTCGGATTTCCACCTGGATAAATTCCTGTCCCGGAACCGAGTTGATGCCGAGGCACTCGGGGAGTATCTGAAGCGGAGCGCCTCGCCTTCGGTGTGGTGCGCAGAACCGCCGAAGGACTCGTCGCTTCCTTCCTTTGCGCTGAAGGAGACCGCGTCTGAGATCTTCGACGTCTGTATCGTCGCCTGTCCGGGGCCGGATCAGGGCAACTTCTACGCCGAGGACTGGCTGCTCGGGGCGGACGCCGTCGTCGGATGCTCCTCATCGGATGAGGACGGGGCACTCCACTCTGCCCTGAACGCCGAGGAACTACGGGGGAAGAACGGAACGCTGCTCGCGGTCTTCGGTCCAAAGGCTGGCGGTAGAGAGCTTGGCTCCAGGCGACCGAGCAGACCTCACTCCCGACCAGTTCACCGTCTCTCTGTATCTTCGTCAGGTGATATCTCGCCGGATCGCGGCCTCAAAGAACTCGCCCTTGCGCTTACCAACGCTACCTCCGGGCAGGGCGATGACGATGCCTGA
- a CDS encoding type IV secretory system conjugative DNA transfer family protein yields MIPPEMNRVLAETGFFYELGASFRDSGPELLGAAQNPVNLALGTAGLLACGAGLVGAHHATGPFVRRVHDALFKQPGEVMVGYRPLGAFGRVPLYLPLSDRFTGLQMVAPMGQAKTSTMEWLAYQDLRNGLSVFVVETEGDLGRKLLPLALWLGVPIRYFTYSGANAGSTMKWNPLSGDKVDAAERAVTAFQSAAASGDEKFFENFNSMFLRHSVLAVCTYFERRDRVATMSDLDRFVQKESFRRRVLGVERDAQGRRFTVNAKGLPRRTHGYWEDLYYGQYGQRERTQFVAGLHAVMDALLAQEIVEVALSPKEGDAVLDLTEALTSPGLTLVSVPQGAAPATSRMLSTWVMEYFRQAVLARPDGGYPVSAYLDEVHSMLGHANSEAALAFSSLITQSRRRHVAFNFAYQSFSLLPSPLKEALATNARNKLISGGQQGDDAAEAMRLLGQTEREVRDYRTTRKGLLGGPGSFSIGRRSQTVPRVSEEDLVYLPRGWWHCSRVRGGKQQRPVPVKAGRAPIPPKKYREAVVSRQESDGSETHSGQEEVA; encoded by the coding sequence ATGATCCCCCCTGAAATGAACCGCGTTCTCGCTGAGACCGGATTCTTCTACGAGCTTGGTGCGAGCTTCAGAGACAGCGGGCCGGAGCTGCTCGGTGCAGCGCAGAACCCGGTCAACCTTGCTCTCGGAACCGCCGGACTCCTCGCCTGCGGCGCGGGCCTTGTCGGGGCTCATCACGCTACCGGGCCGTTCGTTCGCCGCGTCCACGATGCACTGTTCAAACAACCTGGCGAGGTCATGGTCGGCTACCGTCCCCTCGGTGCCTTCGGTCGAGTCCCGCTCTACCTCCCGCTCTCGGACAGGTTCACCGGGCTACAGATGGTCGCCCCGATGGGACAGGCGAAGACCTCGACGATGGAGTGGCTCGCCTATCAGGACTTGAGAAACGGCCTCTCCGTCTTCGTGGTCGAGACCGAGGGGGATCTCGGACGGAAGCTCCTCCCGCTAGCCCTCTGGCTCGGCGTTCCGATCCGCTACTTCACCTACTCGGGAGCAAACGCTGGCTCCACGATGAAGTGGAATCCCCTCTCGGGCGACAAGGTGGACGCCGCCGAGCGTGCTGTTACAGCATTCCAGTCGGCGGCGGCTTCGGGGGACGAGAAGTTCTTCGAGAACTTCAACTCGATGTTCCTCCGCCACTCCGTGCTCGCGGTCTGTACCTACTTTGAGCGCAGGGACCGGGTAGCGACGATGTCCGACCTCGACCGTTTCGTTCAGAAAGAGAGCTTCCGCAGGAGGGTACTCGGGGTCGAGCGGGACGCTCAGGGACGCAGGTTCACGGTGAACGCAAAGGGGCTTCCGCGAAGGACGCACGGGTACTGGGAGGATCTCTACTACGGTCAGTATGGTCAGCGGGAACGGACGCAGTTCGTCGCCGGACTCCACGCCGTCATGGACGCGCTGCTCGCACAGGAGATCGTCGAGGTCGCCCTGTCTCCGAAGGAGGGAGATGCCGTCCTCGATCTGACGGAAGCCCTGACCTCACCGGGCCTGACGCTCGTGAGCGTCCCGCAGGGAGCGGCCCCGGCGACGAGCCGGATGCTCTCGACCTGGGTCATGGAGTACTTCCGGCAGGCCGTCCTCGCCCGTCCCGACGGGGGATACCCGGTCTCCGCCTACTTAGACGAGGTACACAGCATGCTCGGCCACGCGAACTCAGAAGCGGCTCTCGCCTTCTCGTCGCTCATTACGCAGTCGAGGAGGCGGCACGTCGCGTTCAACTTCGCCTACCAGTCATTCTCGCTGCTGCCGAGTCCACTCAAAGAAGCCCTTGCGACGAACGCCCGGAACAAGCTCATCTCGGGTGGACAGCAGGGCGATGATGCAGCGGAGGCGATGCGGCTGCTCGGGCAGACCGAGCGCGAGGTGCGCGACTACCGCACGACCCGCAAGGGACTACTCGGAGGGCCGGGGTCCTTCTCCATCGGGCGGAGGAGCCAGACCGTGCCGAGGGTGAGCGAGGAGGATCTCGTCTACCTGCCGCGCGGATGGTGGCACTGCTCGCGGGTTCGTGGTGGCAAACAGCAGAGGCCCGTCCCGGTGAAGGCCGGGCGCGCACCGATACCCCCGAAAAAGTACCGTGAAGCGGTCGTTTCTCGCCAAGAGAGCGACGGCTCAGAAACTCACAGCGGACAGGAAGAAGTCGCGTGA
- a CDS encoding response regulator transcription factor has product MRKNHEQASAGNASQTISAYGIGRVLLLEHGTSADPRQSRTATAGATVSGQRVILEILLCPGLSGNGDRKQSPDTELYSNLLRNALIRLLGGSNEISDTSREIDAIATSRTPLITPLTDQQLAVLQLLEEGLPAKNMAVRLRISIHTVNYHKRNLYRNLNVSSATEAIRKARDSGLI; this is encoded by the coding sequence GTGAGGAAGAACCACGAACAAGCCAGCGCCGGGAATGCCAGTCAGACGATCTCAGCATACGGTATCGGCAGGGTTCTCCTGCTGGAACACGGTACGAGTGCAGATCCACGCCAGTCTCGAACTGCGACAGCCGGAGCTACGGTTAGCGGTCAGAGAGTAATTCTTGAAATCCTGCTGTGTCCAGGGCTATCAGGAAATGGCGATAGGAAGCAATCGCCTGATACGGAGCTTTACTCGAACCTACTGCGTAACGCTCTCATCCGGCTCCTGGGCGGTAGCAACGAAATTTCTGACACTTCACGGGAGATAGATGCCATCGCAACATCCAGAACGCCACTCATTACCCCGCTAACGGATCAGCAACTCGCTGTTCTGCAACTTCTCGAAGAGGGTCTTCCCGCCAAGAACATGGCCGTGAGACTCAGGATATCTATCCACACGGTCAACTACCACAAGCGCAATCTCTACCGGAACCTCAACGTCTCCTCTGCGACCGAAGCTATACGAAAAGCCAGGGATTCCGGCCTGATCTAA
- a CDS encoding ATP-binding protein, translated as MREQGDEMHSVSEAMKRMLSANSGEGFADILKRETAGLREEIPSEDAERCRRCGGLAYERDHRSNSDRVCRCGGRISRLRSRLDAIDRDACMTLESFNSSEPGANAVLKEAEKIVTGARCRGMLLMGLPGRGKTHLMVGIGRGLLEHDRDAGYYSVVRLVSQVQDSYSDYGGESRRVIIESVAASEVVLLDDLGKEHVSANVDSIIYELFDTLENSGATVVVSTNVPTVRDGSYRGPVLSERYDEAVRSRISAMCERFVLRGVDHRRLTDTS; from the coding sequence GTGAGAGAGCAGGGGGACGAGATGCACAGCGTATCCGAAGCTATGAAGCGGATGCTCTCCGCAAACTCCGGTGAAGGCTTTGCAGATATTCTCAAGCGTGAGACAGCGGGGTTGAGAGAAGAAATTCCGAGCGAGGATGCCGAGCGGTGTAGACGTTGTGGCGGACTGGCTTACGAGCGGGATCATCGCTCGAACTCGGACAGGGTGTGTCGGTGCGGCGGGAGGATCTCCCGCCTTAGATCACGACTCGACGCGATAGATCGGGATGCCTGCATGACCCTCGAAAGCTTCAACTCGTCGGAACCAGGTGCAAATGCAGTTCTCAAAGAAGCCGAAAAGATCGTCACTGGCGCGAGGTGCAGAGGGATGCTCCTGATGGGGCTTCCCGGACGCGGCAAGACCCACCTGATGGTCGGTATCGGTAGAGGACTACTGGAGCACGATAGAGATGCTGGATACTACAGCGTCGTCAGGCTCGTATCGCAGGTTCAAGATTCGTACTCTGATTACGGGGGTGAGAGCCGCAGGGTGATTATCGAGTCCGTAGCTGCGAGCGAGGTCGTGCTGCTCGACGACCTCGGCAAGGAGCACGTCTCCGCCAACGTTGACTCCATCATCTACGAGCTCTTCGATACCCTGGAGAACTCGGGAGCGACCGTTGTAGTTTCGACGAACGTACCGACGGTTCGAGACGGTTCGTACAGAGGCCCGGTACTCTCGGAACGCTACGACGAAGCCGTCCGGTCGAGGATCAGCGCGATGTGCGAGCGGTTCGTTCTGCGCGGTGTGGATCACCGAAGGTTGACCGATACCTCGTGA
- a CDS encoding putative toxin-antitoxin system toxin component, PIN family — translation MKVVVDARVCVSAVLSGRGSPARNLDHALSEDPYDFDLLAPSQLFPKLEEVLARPKIQKRLGWSEAEISIYTRRLKLFIREIEVGDTGKIPKYTKDSEDDPYVHTAVLTRASYLISGDSDILDMQNPPVRVLDASQFISLWEAGLL, via the coding sequence TTGAAGGTAGTCGTTGATGCGAGGGTGTGCGTGTCTGCGGTGCTGAGCGGTAGGGGAAGCCCCGCACGAAACCTCGACCACGCCCTCTCCGAAGATCCCTACGACTTCGACCTCCTCGCCCCATCACAACTCTTCCCGAAGCTCGAAGAGGTCCTCGCAAGACCAAAGATACAGAAACGCCTCGGATGGAGCGAAGCGGAGATATCCATCTACACAAGACGCCTCAAGCTCTTCATCCGGGAGATAGAAGTCGGGGATACGGGGAAGATACCGAAATACACGAAAGACTCTGAAGACGATCCCTACGTACACACTGCGGTGCTCACGAGAGCCTCGTACCTCATAAGCGGAGACAGCGATATCCTAGATATGCAGAACCCTCCGGTAAGAGTCCTCGACGCCTCACAGTTCATCAGTCTGTGGGAAGCTGGGCTACTTTAA
- a CDS encoding type II toxin-antitoxin system prevent-host-death family antitoxin has product MTVDHIPLEKLRRSLGQVAQDVERGGSVVVERRGEEAFALVPMRLYRLLEEERRSVVESTGRAREAFSDLPEEDVENLVSEELASVREERSSSKAGS; this is encoded by the coding sequence ATGACGGTGGATCACATCCCATTGGAGAAGCTTCGCAGGTCACTCGGACAGGTCGCTCAGGATGTAGAGCGCGGCGGCTCTGTAGTAGTTGAGCGTCGCGGTGAAGAGGCGTTCGCCCTCGTTCCGATGAGGCTCTACAGACTGCTCGAAGAGGAACGCCGCTCCGTCGTTGAGTCCACCGGACGGGCAAGAGAAGCTTTCTCGGATCTCCCGGAAGAGGATGTAGAGAACCTCGTCTCAGAAGAGCTGGCATCTGTCAGAGAAGAGAGATCATCCTCCAAAGCCGGATCGTAG
- a CDS encoding ABC-three component system protein has protein sequence MLLLMREGKANDQLRLAVEGLDDVSFHQGDSPVQLIQTKHHIDRSASLTNTSGDLWRTLRVWADRARTGLVHPGPVVLVLMTTATAPDGSAAALLRPTEINKDRNEERAHQLLLEAISTSRNKALAEAFQAFRELAVDQRRTLLSAVRILDRAPDIVDVRKEIGKDLDLFVRPEQTGAFADRVEGWWLNRVVAALAGIEERTTSYMDLRTHVRQLRDRFNEEDLPADFPDAIELSVDELAADERVFVEQLRLVAASELRIRKAVGDYWRAYQQRSRWVEDGLLYDHDLERYENVLVDEWQRYFDGIEHRLREDASEDEVRRAGYDLFHRIDTDVDKPIRRNFREGYVQRGTYHGLANDLRVGWHRNFVSHLQHIVNEARQRAS, from the coding sequence TTGCTCCTCCTAATGAGAGAGGGCAAGGCAAACGACCAGCTGCGCCTCGCCGTTGAGGGGCTCGACGACGTGTCCTTCCACCAGGGTGACAGCCCCGTCCAACTCATACAGACTAAGCACCACATAGATCGTTCCGCTTCGCTCACAAACACGAGCGGCGATCTGTGGCGAACTTTAAGAGTGTGGGCGGATCGCGCGAGGACCGGGCTCGTCCATCCTGGTCCTGTCGTGCTGGTCCTTATGACAACGGCTACCGCACCGGATGGATCCGCGGCTGCCCTCCTGCGGCCGACGGAAATCAATAAGGACCGGAACGAAGAGAGGGCGCACCAGCTGCTTCTCGAGGCAATCTCTACCTCGCGGAACAAGGCACTCGCGGAAGCATTTCAAGCTTTCCGCGAGCTTGCCGTGGACCAGAGACGGACGCTGTTGTCGGCCGTTCGCATTCTAGATAGAGCACCGGATATCGTCGACGTCAGGAAAGAGATAGGGAAGGATCTCGACCTGTTCGTGCGGCCGGAGCAAACGGGCGCGTTTGCCGACCGCGTCGAAGGGTGGTGGCTCAATCGGGTTGTCGCGGCGCTGGCTGGCATCGAGGAACGAACCACCTCCTACATGGACCTGCGCACTCACGTCAGGCAGCTCAGGGACCGCTTCAACGAGGAGGACCTTCCGGCCGACTTCCCCGATGCTATCGAGCTGTCCGTTGACGAGCTCGCGGCGGACGAGCGCGTCTTCGTCGAGCAACTCAGGTTGGTGGCGGCCAGCGAACTGAGAATCCGCAAAGCCGTTGGCGACTACTGGCGCGCCTATCAGCAGAGGAGCCGATGGGTTGAAGACGGTCTGCTCTATGATCACGATCTCGAAAGGTACGAAAACGTGCTCGTGGACGAGTGGCAACGCTACTTCGACGGGATAGAGCACAGGCTACGGGAAGATGCCAGCGAGGACGAGGTGCGTCGAGCCGGTTACGATCTCTTCCACCGCATAGACACCGACGTCGACAAACCCATCAGGCGCAACTTCAGAGAGGGCTACGTCCAGCGTGGGACGTACCACGGCCTAGCCAACGACCTGAGGGTCGGGTGGCACCGAAATTTCGTGAGCCACCTGCAGCACATCGTCAACGAGGCACGACAGAGGGCTTCTTGA
- a CDS encoding three component ABC system middle component, translating into MAPKFREPPAAHRQRGTTEGFLRPWRERPPETAFLHNPAFCGEICRRAIHAHARRGRGSFPLPLLYLVLPLVLDRRIRDKIRENTRQKMHAWLQDHPELRVGFADHVRASSPTSMEALSYLFCTGAARVDESGIVLSGYAPAPLSKREDDVAHIFRKSTVVGRWFADSGTPESVYMMWGIRP; encoded by the coding sequence GTGGCACCGAAATTTCGTGAGCCACCTGCAGCACATCGTCAACGAGGCACGACAGAGGGCTTCTTGAGGCCTTGGAGGGAGAGGCCGCCGGAGACGGCCTTTCTGCACAATCCGGCCTTCTGCGGGGAGATTTGCCGACGCGCGATCCATGCCCACGCGCGACGGGGACGGGGGTCTTTCCCGTTACCGCTTCTCTACCTGGTGTTGCCGTTAGTTCTGGACCGGCGGATCAGGGACAAAATCCGGGAGAACACGCGCCAGAAGATGCACGCCTGGCTTCAGGATCATCCCGAGCTGCGTGTGGGGTTCGCGGACCACGTTCGGGCCTCCTCACCCACCTCGATGGAAGCGCTCTCTTACCTGTTTTGTACGGGGGCGGCTCGCGTGGACGAGTCCGGGATCGTGCTGAGTGGCTACGCTCCCGCGCCGCTGTCCAAGCGAGAGGACGACGTGGCGCACATATTCAGGAAGTCCACGGTCGTGGGGAGGTGGTTTGCGGACTCCGGCACCCCCGAGTCCGTCTACATGATGTGGGGCATCAGGCCGTGA